A stretch of the Perca fluviatilis chromosome 17, GENO_Pfluv_1.0, whole genome shotgun sequence genome encodes the following:
- the LOC120545631 gene encoding uncharacterized protein LOC120545631, which translates to MVVSDTSSDEGVIGPTQGPTVQRFVAETPEREQRVLNSHSSSEDSDSGGKGQNLKQFGLQVIVNYDPELDQVCGLEVGVKDGKVGKDTADNTEEASSLGHIGPSEWQTPVKLSDGALSTWKHWLQKLMHKSRDKKPRPRCLQHLTVKTGGLLHLSEDERDEAQRYSTKAKPVQSLRRDLRACMSKRSLLVHSAVSASLGAPDVVMVPDPVDTEIWRDQISQRLTLSWQGEEAWRAWWEDQLGLNREEKVEALKRKRRREKEAKRATGRRLELSGSFTSSVSYQSELGDFSDSTGWSSAASQGAWSDTESKMSQLEGSLECGTPRASTPSTMQTDTPAYTPTTTPQSVKDKQGDQQTPSSSRTLALSQTPKPDSTLANQRSNKRPAEDYLSSLFAPQDEPSQHDGYFLEEGSTVHHPPPPMALSSTQLRSSQSVPQRSLRMDLSQDTAVWSGFSQSQSLSQSSQGRMGLSQASQPKRKKSRMGF; encoded by the exons ATGGTTGTATCGGACACATCGAGCGATGAGGGTGTAATCGGACCGACTCAGGGTCCAACTGTGCAGAGGTTTGTGGCTGAAACACCAGAGAGGGAACAACGAGTGCTGAACTCTCACTCTTCCTCTGAGGATTCCGACTCTGGAGGGAAAGGTCAAAACCTGAAGCAGTTTGGGCTGCAGGTCATCGTCAACTATGATCCAGAGCTGGATCAAGTGTGTGGATTGGAAGTAGGTGTGAAAGATGGAAAGGTGGGTAAAGATACAGCTGATAATACTGAGGAAGCCAGCAGTTTGGGTCACATTGGTCCCTCAGAGTGGCAGACTCCAGTAAAGCTCAGTGACGGCGCTCTCAGCACGTGGAAACATTGGCTCCAGAAATTGATGCATAAGAGTCGTGATAAGAAGCCCCGTCCACGTTGCCTACAGCACTTGACAGTCAAAACTGGAGGCCTCCTCCACCTTTCTGAAGATGAGAGAGATGAGGCACAGAGATATTCGACAAAAGCTAAGCCTGTGCAGAGCCTGAGGCGTGATCTGAGAGCGTGCATGTCCAAACGCTCGCTGCTGGTTCACAGTGCTGTCTCCGCCTCCCTCGGGGCTCCAGATGTGGTAATGGTGCCAGACCCGGTGGATACAGAAATATGGAGAGATCAGATCAGCCAACGTCTGACCCTCTCCTGGCAGGGGGAGGAGGCGTGGCGGGCGTGGTGGGAGGATCAGCTGGGGCTGAACAGGGAGGAGAAGGTGGAGGCTctgaagaggaaaaggaggagggagaaggaggcaAAGAGAGCCACCGGCCGACGCCTGGAGCTGTCCGGGAGCTTCACCTCGTCTGTCAGCTACCAGTCAGAGCTGGGCGATTTTTCCGATTCAACTGGCTGGTCCTCTGCAGCGAGCCAGGGGGCGTGGTCAGACACCGAAAGTAAGATGTCCCAGTTGGAGGGCTCTTTGGAGTGCGGGACGCCAAGAGCCTCAACACCCTCCACCATGCAAACTGACACTCCAGCTTACACACCGACCACCACACCTCAAAGTGTTAAAGATAAACAAGGTGACCAGCAGACTCCCAGCAGCTCCCGCACCCTTGCCCTGTCTCAGACACCAAAACCTGACTCCacactggccaatcagaggagcAACAAGCGTCCAGCTGAGGACTACCTCAGCTCTCTGTTTGCACCACAG gATGAGCCCTCGCAGCATGACGGTTATTTCCTGGAAGAGGGGAGCACTGTGCACCACCCACCTCCACCTATGGCCTTGTCCTCCACTCAGCTCCGTAGCTCCCAGTCTGTCCCTCAGAGGAGCCTCAGGATGGATCTGTCCCAGGACACCGCCGTCTGGTCAGGTTTCTCCCAGTCTCAGTCCCTCTCCCAGAGTTCACAGGGTCGGATGGGGCTGTCGCAGGCGTCGCAGCCCAAGAGGAAGAAGTCTCGAATGggattttga
- the LOC120545633 gene encoding TATA box-binding protein-associated factor RNA polymerase I subunit C-like produces the protein MDYQFPQQLFPSFYNCAPPDSVLKHCAGNWGCYDRVRPQGTSGPLSSWTFTSRHQVRGETWRHTEPIPIPLLSPKKSFLWPTTPPDPLDFTKHMENFFMDHYLDAFGCMSEILSENFNFKQGQRERYRRDSVHMWKVKNFLDMLKYKICAQSYSSRSLDTYSALLSDVVPSIPPELLGSLLYEELTEQRDRMLFSEGATGGALAFVPYSQSGSDCQRGCLLYPGNQGLDCLNFHRVELQHHKGSSSCVAVSSSDPFSFQLKGPVRQISSASLLNDCCVAVRSDHLCGVWRFSERNEPRLLQVVNTREVATCINVSPHVLGEVLVASESGAANLWTVGRGMQKIREEDSNLYFNAKSSWRWCEFSAHPRVMLYADRTGVELTDIRVSPVSNHTLFRISNTPECRSGERLILSRYLGDVHPFQHLITTQFSAYIMDERFPCMPMLKWDHMMQSPPMFCHAVCGAKTTKVLLGSHSSQEITLLQYSGGRAEACSTHGPPRALLRPRDSLKHLPVQIPHRMDIATSRLSSPAAGVCVCVCVCVCVCVCVCECECV, from the exons ATGGATTACCAGTTCCCACAGCAGCTTTTTCCTTCGTTTTACAACTGCGCACCTCCGGACTCGGTCCTGAAACACTGCGCTGGAAACTGGGGCTGCTACGACCGAGTCAGACCTCAG GGCACCTCTGGTCCTCTCTCCAGCTGGACATTCACATCCAGGCATCAGGTCAGAGGGGAGACGTGGCGTCACACTGAGCCAATACCAATTCCcctcctgtctcctaaaaagt CTTTCCTTTGGCCTACTACGCCCCCAGATCCGCTGGACTTCACAAAACAT ATGGAGAACTTCTTCATGGACCACTACCTGGACGCCTTCGGGTGCATGAGTGAAATTCTGAGCGAAAATTTCAACTTTAAAcaaggacagagagag agATATCGCAGGGATTCAGTCCACATGTGGAAGGTGAAAAACTTCCTTGACATGCTGAAGTATAAAAT ATGCGCGCAGTCCTATTCCTCCAGATCGCTGGACACGTACAGCGCCCTGCTGTCGGACGTGGTGCCTTCCATCCCTCCTGAGCTGCTGGGTTCCCTGCTGTACGAGGAGCTGACGGAGCAGAGAGACCGCATGCTGTTCTCTGAAGGAGCCACCGGGGGCGCTCTGGCTTTTGTCCCCTATTCACAGAGCGGCAGTGACTGTCAGCGTGGCTGTCTCCTCTACCCTGGAAACCAGGGACTGGACTGCCTCA ACTTCCATAGAGTGGAGCTGCAGCACCACAAAGGAAGTTCTTCCTGTGTGGCCGTCAGCAGCAGTGACCCGTTCAGCTTCCAGCTGAAAGGCCCTGTAAGACAGATCAGCTCCGCCTCCCTGTTAAACGACT GTTGTGTTGCAGTGAGGTCGGATCACCTGTGTGGAGTTTGGAGGTTCAGCGAACGAAATGAACCTCGTCTGCTGCAAGTTGTCAACACCAGAGAGGTCGCAACCTGCATCAACGTCAG tcctCATGTTTTAGGTGAAGTTCTAGTGGCAAGTGAAAGTGGAGCAGCAAACCTGTGGACTGTTGGCAGAGG GATGCAGAAGATTCGGGAAGAAGACAGCAACCTGTACTTCAACGCTAAGTCGTCATGGCGATGGTGCGAGTTCTCCGCCCACCCAAGGGTGATGTTGTACGCAGACAGGACGGGGGTGGAGCTCACAGACATTAGG GTGAGTCCTGTCTCGAATCACACTCTGTTTCGCATCAGCAACACCCCGGAGTGTCGCAGTGGGGAGAGACTTATTCTGTCCAGATATCTGGGAGATGTCCATCCCTTCCAGCACCTCATCACGACTCAG ttcTCAGCCTACATCATGGACGAGCGTTTCCCCTGCATGCCCATGCTCAAGTGGGATCACATGATGCAGTCCCCACCCATGTTTTGTCATGCTGTTTGTGGGGCTAAGACCACTAAGGTCCTGCTGGGGTCCCACAGCTCTCAGGAAATCACACTGCTGCAGTACTCGG gaggCAGAGCGGAGGCCTGTTCCACTCACGGTCCTCCTCGGGCACTGCTCAGACCCAGAGACAGTCTGAAACACCTTCCTGTCCAGATCCCTCACCGCATGGACATCGCTACCAGCAGATTGTCCTCACctgctgcaggtgtgtgtgtgtgtgtgtgtgtgtgtgtgtgtgtgtgtgtgtgtgtgtgtgagtgtgagtgtgtgtga